TCGCTGCCGGGTGCGGAGAGACTCTCCCGCTCGTAGCGGATGTAGGGGACTTCTGCTGCCTTTGCTGCTGCCATCGCATTTTTCGAAGCTTCCTCTGCGAACGGATGACTCGCATCCACCACAGCCTGCACCCCTTTTGCGGCAATCAGCTTTTGAATATCTTCAGCGGTCAAGCGACCTACCTGGACAGGAACTCCTGCTTCCTCCATGCTTTTGGCGGCGTTGTCAGTTACTACCGTCGTGAGCAGATCATAGCCCGCTTGTTGAATCAGCAATGCCAGCTCACGTGCATCGCTCGTTCCAGCCAATACAAGAATCATGTGGCGTCCCTCCTACTTCGTTACGGGGTCGTGTTTGTGATCATGTTTGTGATCGTGGTCATGATCGTGATCATGGTGATGATCGTGGTCGTGGTGGTGCCCATGATGATGGTGGTGATGCCCGTGCTCATCATCGTGGTGGTGATGGTGATGATCGATGTGCTCCATCGCTGCCAGCCTATACTGACAGGTGTCGCAATTCAGCTTGACCTCGCCATGCAGCGCTTCCTCCACCCGATCCTTGAGCACTTCTTTCAGCAGCGGATGGAATCCGAAATACTCGGCCATCGTGAACTGCGCTTCTGGATATTTCGAGCGGAACTGCTCCAGCTGATCGCTCATCCGTTTGATCAGGATCCCAGTAAACAAGAAGTAAGGCAGAACGACTACATGGCGAGCACCGAGCTTCAGGCAGCGCTCGATTCCCTCGTCATACAACGGATAAGTAACACCCATGAAAGCTGTTTCTACCCACTTCGCCTTGTAGCGCTCCCAGAACAGTCGCGACATTTTGTAAATATCGCTATTGGCATCCGCATCACTACTTCCCCGTCCGATCACGAGTACAGCCAGATCCTCATGTTCTTCGCCGGAAGCAAAACCAGCCTCGTTCATGCGCGTCGTCAGGATGTTGATGACTTCATCGTGGATACCGATCGGGCGTCCGTAGATGAATTGAACGTGAGGATGCAGCTCCTTCGCCTCGTCAATCGCAGCAGGAATGTGGATTTTCGCATGACCCGCCGAGAACAGAATGATTGGGATGACCGCCACACGGGTCGCTCCGCGTTTTACGCATGTATTCAGTCCTTGCAGCATGTCAGGACGTTCGAATTCCAAAAAACAAGTCTCTAAGATCGGAACGTCCAGTTCTGGTGCGAGTGAATTCACAAACTGCCTAATCTCTTCATTGCCCTCTGGATCTTTGCTTCCGTGGCCGACAAATAGTACCGCGTCCATGTAATCTCCTCCTGATTTTTCTTTTTGTATGTGCGAAAAGGTCAGCGCAACCGCCGTCCCCTTTTCTTTGCTTTTACAATCAATTTGAACCTAGTCTCCGCAAGCAGCGTTTTCGATTTCTGCTTTCGCCGGTTCACGCCATGCGTAGCCTTCCAGCTCACCTACACGCTGAAAATATTTGTGGAACCGTTCATTCGGGAAAGCTTCCTGTTTGAATCGCGTCACAATGCGTTCGACCAGGGATACGATCTCTTCCTTCGGGATACCTTCTGCGACAGGAATGCCTGAATGTGCATTTCGCCCAACAGTTTTGGCACCCAAGAACAAGTCGAACTTGCCTTTGCGGAACACAATTCCGATGTCTTCCTTGACCGCCCCGTAACAAGCCATGCCGCAGCCGTTAAAACCGATTTTCAGCTCTTTGGGCATTTCTTTGCCGCCTAACTTTTGATGCAGTTCTTCAGCGAACGGAATACCGTCCTTTTTCTCGCCATCGCAAAAATCGCATGCCTTGACCTGTAGGACATCTCCAATCGGGCTCAAAATCAATCCCAGCTGACGCAACCGCGCTGTGATGCTGTCCGGACTGGCCGTCGGAACGCGCAAGATGATTTGGTGGTGCGGCGTGTATTCGAGCTCGCCTTTTTCGCCCGCCACTTCGGCGAGAGCCATCATCTGTTGCGGTGTAATCTTTTTATTTGCTACACCAGGGCTGACCGCGCATTCGAAGATCATTTCCGGTGTAAACGACGACACTGGGCGAATCCCACTGTTGGAAGCTGGTTGGGTCACAATCCCTTTGGCTTCATTGACAGCAGTAAGTGCTTGCATCGCCCAGTCGAGCGGATTTTGCACCGTTTGTGTGGCAGGTGGTGCTTCCAATACTGCCGTCGCTGTTGCGGTTGCAGTTGCAGTTGCAGTTGCTCCAGAGTCGGTATTTTCTATCAGGGGTGTAGCCAGTGTAACGGAACCGCCCTGCGCTTCTTTTCTGTCAGATGGAGCCGAAGAAATCGAGCTGCGTGCTGTTTGATCTTCTTCTCCTGCAGCCTCCAGCGACCACGGCTCATTCTCCACTCGCAAACGCTGATGTGGCTTCAGTGGCTGTTCATCTGCTGAAAGAGTGTACTTACGTTGGTAGCCGCGCGGCGTAATCATTTTGCCATCGTAGACGAATGTGGATGTGTTTCCGATGATCACGGTCGTCAGCATTCCGATATCGTGCTCCAGCATTTGTGCCAGCGTGGTGACCACGACATGCTCCCGCTCACGGAACGCGCTTTTTACAATCCCGACCGGCGTATCCGGCGAGCGATACTGCAGTAAAATACGCTGTGCCTCTACAATCTGGCGAGTACGTCGGCCACTGCGTGGGTTGTATAGGGCGATGACGAAGTCCGCCATCCCTGCCGCATCGATCCGTCGTGCGATCAGCTCCCACGGAGTCAAGTGGTCACTCAGACTGATCGTGCAGGCATCATGCATGATTGGCGCACCCAGAATGGCGCCACAGGAGTTGATCGCAGAAATCCCTGGTACGATCTCGATGGGAACGCCGGTCGCCTCTGTCCACCCCTTTTCTACCAATACCTCGTAGACAAGACCTGCCATGCCGTACACGCCAGCATCGCCACTAGAGATGACGGCTACTTTCTTGCCTTCCACTTCAGCCTGGCGAACCGCTTCCCGCGCACGAGCCACCTCTTCGGTCATTCCGGTACTGACCACTTCCTGATCAGTCAACAGCTCACGGATCAAATCCACATAAGTCGAGTAGCCAATGATGACATCACTCTCTTGGATGGCTTCCCTTGCCCGTTTGGTGATGTGCTCAAAACTCCCTGGGCCAAACCCGATCACAAACAACTTGCCGCTCATACGGCCCCTCCTCTCCACTGACGAGCTCATCCTCGCCAGTGATCCCTTTTTCTTACAGACATTCTGTGTACCTTGGCACCTTATCCAACCATGACTGCAATCGCCAAACAAACGATGAGACATAGCAAGGAAACCAGGTACATCAAACGAACGGTTGATTGAATATCACCTGCATGCAGCGGTCGGTGCGAATCGCCCATTCTGGCGCGATCTGATGGTATTCCTTGATAAAAGTTAAGTCCGCCGAGCTGTACACCTAGCGCTCCTGCGACCCCCGCTTCCGGCAAGCCACTATTGGGACTCGGATGCAGATGTGCGTCACGGCGAATGATCGTCCAGCATTGCTCCCAGTCCAACTGCTGCAGCTTGCTGGCGATGACTAGCAAGAGCGCGGTAAAGCGGGCTGGAATGTAGTTCAGGACGTCGTCAAAGCGAGCTGATGCCCAACCAAGATTTTTGTATTTCTCATTTTTGTAGCCCACCATCGAATCCAGCGTATTCGCAGCCCGATAGGCCATCGCCAACGGCGCTCCGCCGATAGCCGCATAGATCAGCGGCGAAACAATCGCGTCCACGATGTTTTCTGCCACCGTCTCTACTGCTCCCCGGCAAATTTCCGATTCATCCAAATGCTCGGTGTCACGACCGACTACCATGGAGAGGGAGCGCCTCGCCTGTGTCCAATCGCCAGCCACCAAGTGCTTGGCGATCGTAAGTCCTGCGTCTGCCAAGCCTTTGGTAGCAATCGTTGTGGAGATCAACCAGGCACTCAGCACCCACGCGAGCACCGGGTGGATCGATGCTGCCGCCCATACGATCAACCAGACCACCATATAGCTGCCTGACACGATCAACAGGGGAAATAACAGTCCAGCTATTTTCAAATGCTCTTCCTTTTTGACCAGTGCGCGGATGACACCTTCCAGCCGCGATATCCACCATCCGATGATGACCACCGGATGAGTCAAACCACGCGGATCACCCACCACTCGATCAATCAGGTAAGCAGCTCCTACTATCAAAGCCTCGTTCATCATGATCCTCTCTCGTTCGTAAGAGATTGCTTCACCCAACGCTGCCCATCCCATTCCACGAGAAGAGCCTCGCTGTGCTTCAAGCCTTCCATCTGCCAATAGCGGCTCGGTTCTCGCTCCAGCCACGCTGCCTGGAACCAACGAATGACACCGCCGTGTGTGACGAACACCTTTGTATCTGACTCATCAGCGCTCGTCTCAGCGAATACGCCATGCAGCCAATGATCGACTCGCTCACCCAGCTGACGCAGGCTTTCACCGTTCGGGGGAGCGTGCGTGAACGGATCATCATACCAACGTGTGGCGCGCTCTCCGGCATGCTCCATCAATTGTTCATAGGTAAGCAGCTCCCAATCGCCAAAGGACAGCTCGCGCAAAGCAGGTACGACAGTCAATGGCACATTCCACGCTTCAGCGAGCGGCTGGGCAGTCTGCACGCACCTGCGCAAGTCGCTCGAATAGAGCTGAACTGGCTCGAATCCGACACACACCAAGCGTTTTGCCAGTTCTTTTGCTTCGTTTCGTCCTTGCTCGTTCAGGGAGACATCGCTGTGTCCCAAGTACCGCTTTTGCCGATTCATCTCTGTCTCGCCATGGCGTACCCAGAGCCATCTCATCCCCACCAGCTCCCTACCAGGACGAGTAGCATGACCGCTTCGCTGCTCTCGATGACGGCACCGTAGCAGTCTCCATTTAGTCCGCCCAGCTTGCCTGCCACTGCACGGGAAAACCATAAGGCAAATAGCATCGACACCAAAATCGCCGTCACAGCTGCCCATCCTCCGAGAAGCCAACCCACAACAATCAGAACGACATACCCCAACCAAATGGAAACGAGGGACAGTCCTTCACTGATGCCTTTTCCAATGCCTTTTTCAGCAGATATGTACGGCCAAAAGCGGATGGATAACAGCACATGAGTACGAGCAGCAAACGGAACGAGCAACAGCAGCATCCACTCAGGCCGAGTTAGTTCCACCAGGGCAGCGGTCTTGAGCAACAGCAACAAGATCGCTGCCAATACGCCCATCGCTCCTACGCGGCTGTCTTTCATGATTGCCAAGACTTGCTCACGTGGCCGACTGCTACCCAGACCGTCCGCCAAATCCATCCAGCCGTCCAGGTGAAGTCCACCTGTGATGTACACCCAGATGACGAGCGTCAAGACAGCAGCCAACAACGGGCTAAACAGATAAAGCGCCGCTTGATGTACCCCGCATAGCACCAAGCCGATTACGATTCCAACAGCTGGATAGCAGTTGACGCTTTTTTTCCACGCCGTCTCGGATGGTTTCAGCCACGGAACCGGAATTCTTGTAAAAAAGGCAATCGCATGCCACAGCGCACTCATCCTTTTATCCTCCACGGAATCCCGGACAAGACAGCGTACACGGTATCGGCCTGCTTTGCCGTCAATTGATTGACGTCCCCTAACACATCGGCGAACCAGCGTCCCAGTCGGTTCATTGCTACACCGCCAAGACCGACCTCGCTAGTGACCGCGATGACGGTTTGACTGTGCCCTGCATCTGCAATGGCAGACAACCATTCCTGTGCATCGCGCAATACATCGTGTGTAATGGCTTCACTTCTCCACTCTTGCTCCGGTACACTTATTAGCCGATTGCTCACCCACGTCGACAGGCAATCGACGAGAACGACCTCATGGCTGGCACAGGCGGTGAGCGAATCACTCAGGCGACCACCACTCAGTAGTCCACCTACCTGGACACATCCCCAGCTCGCCGGTCGACGCGCTTGATGTTGCTCGATTCTCACCGTCATTTCTTCATCCCAGGCTTCCCCGGTCGCTACATAGATCACAGATTCACTCGTCTTTTCTGCCAGCTCCTCCGCAAAACGGCTTTTGCCGGAGCGCACTCCTCCCGTCACCAGGATGAGACTCATCGCGCCCACCTCCCGTCGCACCAAACCTCGCGTAGAGCAGTCACCAATCGTTCGTTTTCCTCTCGACCGCGTACCGCAATCCGCACATCATGAGCAGTCAAACCGGGATACATGGCACAGCTGCGGATCAGGATTCCTTTTTTGCCGAGCATTTCCTGTAATTGCTCAGCAGTCTTGTCTTCCGGTGAGCGTAACAGTAGAAAGTTCGCTTCTCCAGCCCAGACCTTCCATCCTAGCTCATCGCGAATGAATCCGGTGAGGTAGGCTCTCTCCTCCGCGATCAACGCACGTGTCCTTTTCTCGTACGCGAGCTCCCCGAGGCACAGCTCACCTGCCCGCAGCGCCAATGCATTGACACTCCAGCTCACTTGCTTTTCGCGCATACGCCCGATCACATCTGGATGAGCGATGGCGTAGCCGAGACGCAGACCGGGAATCGCGTACATCTTGGTCATCGAACGCAAGAGAATGACGCGAGGAAAGTGCTCCAGCTGATCAGCCAGCGTATACTGCCGTTCCTCCTCTACAAAGTCGAGAAAGGCTTCATCGACCACCAGCCAAGTCTTCGTCTGCTCTGCCCAGTCCGCCAGCTTCAGCAGATCATCAGGTTGGTACAGAATGCCTGTTGGATTGTTCGGTGAACCGACGAAGATCAGATCGGTTTCTTCAAACAGCCGGTACAGCTCGCTCATGCCTGGCTTGTAGCCGTTTTCTTCCACGCCATAACAGCCGACGACTCGCGCGCCAAACTGCTGGGCGAGCTGCGTGTATTCGGAAAAGCATGGGTAAACCACTCCGACTGTTTTGGGCTCAAGACCGAGAATCGCCAATGCCATCGCTTCCGCTGCTCCATTTGCTGGTAGCAACCACGATTCAGGCAAGTTCAGACGCACTGCCAATGCCTGGCGAAAAACGCGGTGACCTGGGTCTGGGTACTTCGCGATATCCGCAATCGAGGCAAACAGCATCTGCTTGACACTCTCGGGGATTCCAAGCGGATTAATATTGGCGCTGTAATCAAGAAAGTCGCCCGGCTCTACGTTGAATCGCTGCGAAGCAGTCAGCAGATCTCCTCCATGCCCGAACGTTTCCAGCACGCCCATTAGAATTCAACTCCCAGCACGGCAGGAATTCCTTCCTCATAGTAGTGCTTGATCGGCTTCATTTCCGTCACCAGATCGGCCATGTCGATGATCTCCTGTTGGGCACTGCGTCCTGTAATCACAAGATGGATATGGCTCGGTCTGTTCTTGATCGTATCCATCACATCAGCGAGTGGCAGAACATCATCAATGGGAAAACGATCGATGGCCAGTGCGTTGTTCAGTTCATCGAAAATCACCACATCGTATCCGCCATGGAGGAGCTGCTCCTTTGCATAGCTCCACGCTTCCTGCAATGCCACGCGATGTTCTTCGGGCGTCTTGGTCCATGTAAAGCCAATCCCCTTTTGAACGATCTCAATCCCGATTTTGTCAAAAACGATCTTCTCTCCGTAGGTTCGCTCCGGTGATTTGATGAACTGCACCATCAATACCTTTTTGCCGCGTCCGGTTGCGCGTACCGCCAGTCCGAGTGCCGCAGTCGTTTTCCCCTTGCCGTCTCCTGTATAGACCAATAGCAAGCCTCGTTTTGCGTCTTGTTTATTCATTGGGAATCCTCCAAAAATTAATGTGACACTCTCATTCGATTCAAACGAAAAAACGCTTTGTTCTCCCCCGTACAAGAAAGGAAAACAAAGCGCGGATGCCAAGCAGCAACTATCCTCACCTCTTCCTTTGACCCGAAGGAAATCAGTGCACACACAAAAACAGGCAGGTCTCCTGGCTCGAGGATCATCGCTCATCTTCTCCTTCCCGCTCCCAATTGGGCAGTGGATGGCTAACGCCGTGAAGAAGAGCTCCTCTCTTACAGTGGCGGGACCGCGTTGGCATTTCACCAAACTTCCCTTTTAACCTTGATCCTGCAAACGGATTTCGCAGAAACAAGGACCTGTTTGTACTAATGTATTCAGCTGTCGTTCACTTCTATGACAAGCACTTATTTTAATAATAGCAAATGCTAGTCGGGATTCAAGCAAAAGCTGGGAAAAACGTGTTTGCTGATAAAGAATGAGCCGTACTCTTAAAATCAAATTCACCGTAACCATACCCTATAAAGGAAAAATAATAAAAGAAGGACAGTTCAGGTTCTTCTCAAGTTCGGTGGACAAAACGCAAAAAGTAGAGCAAGTTCGCACGATTCGCAGGGGGAACTACTATGTCACCACAGGTTACTTTACGCCGAAAATACATGGCAAGTACACGGCATACTTTTTTAATGCCATGCAAGATGACAAAACGAAAGAAGAGTGGGAGGGTCTAGGTTTCTATAAATTCGAAGTAAAAGAAAACCCCAACATCGCGGTCTCCCTCTCTCCCAACACCGCTTATATGAAAGCTGGAGAGGAAATCTACCTGTCTGTCACTTATTTAAGTCCGGAATTGCCCACTCAACACATCGCATGGAATGAGAAAAAGACGGGTTGCCCGCAAGCTTTTATAGGCTTGGAGCGGCGCCCAGCAAAACAAATTGCAGAAAATTAAATATAATTACAGTTTACTAAAAACTCTTTTTCCGCTACGATAATTCCTAAAGTCATCCAATTCTATCAAACTATCAAACTTACCCAAAGGAGGTGAATGATATGAACTATCCCCCAATCCCAGTAAAACACGATGACCGAACAGCTTTCACTCCTCCTGTAATCGAATGCGGCGAAGCGATGGTCGCTCTCTCTACGCTTTCTCCCAGGATCTCGGTCTATCCCGCCTACTATCATCTCGGCTATGCAGGTACTCAGACAGAAGCCTTCCTACGAAAAGGCGTCGCACATAGACTCGCTTCTGCCGCTGAACAACTTCCTGCTGGCTACCAGCTAGTCGTTCTCGATGGCTGGCGTTCCTATGAAGTCCAAGCTTCTCTGTATGAAGGCTTCCGACAATCCTTGATTGCACAAGGCTTGACAGATGAAGAGGCCATCATCCACGAGCTCAGCAAATTCGTTGCCAAACCTACGATGGATATCGAAAAACCTTCCCCTCACCTCTCTGGTGGAGCCGTCGACCTGACCATTGCAGGACCAGACGGATGGCTGGAAATGGGAACTGACTTCGATGATTTTACCGAACTGGCAATGACTCGTCACTTCGAAGAACTCCCTGAACCTACTGAAAAGGAACTCGTGATTCGCAACAACCGTCGACTTCTCTATCACATCATGGTCGACGCCGGGTTCACCAATTATTCCAATGAATGGTGGCATTACGAGTACGGTACTCGCTCCTGGGCGCGCCAAACGGATCAGCAGCCCATCTACGGTGGAATTTTGGAAATCCATGAAAAATGTGTTGAATAACGTCAATATTTGCAATATATTAAAAATTAATTAAATATATTATAGTACTTGGGGGTCGAACTCATTGAAGCGTCGATGGTCATCTCTCTTCACTTCTTCCCTGCTCGTCCTCTCCCTGATGGTTTCCGCGTGTAGCAGCGCGCCAGCAAACCAATCCCAGGGCGAGAACAAGCCTGCGGAAAACAAACCTGCCGAAGCAGCGAAGCCAGCATCTTCAACAACGCCTGCTGACACGCTCTTCGTAGGGATCACCGCCGATCAAGGCACACTGGATCCAGCTGTCACCTTTGACAACGGCGCTTGGAAAATCACGTATCCTACCTACCAGCGCCTGGTTGAATACGATGGTGGCACCACCGAAGTGAAGCCTGGTCTGGCAAAAGAATGGAAAGTGAGTGAAGACGGTCTCACCTGGACTTTCACACTCGCGGAAGGCAACAAATTCTCGGACGGCACGCCTGTCACCGCTGAAGCCGTCAAATTCACCTTTGACCGTACTCTCAAAATCAAAAAAGGTCCTGCTGACGTCTACAGTGTGATTAAAGAAGTAAAAGTAGACTCCCCGACCAGCGTCACTTTCGTTCTCTCGAAAAACTTCCCACCGTTCCTCTCCACCTTGGCAGCCAACTATGGCGGTATCGTAAATCCGAAGGTAATGGAAAAGGAGCAAAGCGGTGATCTCGGCCAAAACTTCCTCGCGAACAACACCATGGGCAGCGGCCCTTATCAGCTCACCGAATGGAGAAAAGGTGAATACATCAAGCTGACTCTCAACCCAAACTCCACTGTCAAACCTGCACTCCAAAACATCTTCTTCAAAATCATCCCAGATGCTACTGCACAACGCTTGCAGCTCGAACAAGGCGAGATCGACATCGCCGAAGGTGTTCCAAACGAACAGCTCAAAGCACTCAAAGAACTACCAACCGTCGATGTCCTGCAAAAGCCTAGCCTGTTTGTCGATTACATCTACGTGAACTCCACCAAAGGCAATCCGGCTCTGCAAAATCCGAAAGTACGCCAAGCTCTGAGCTACGCGATCGATTACGATGCCCTGACTGAATCCGTACAAGAAGGCTACGCTACACAAATGCGCGGTCCAATTCCAAAAGGACTGTGGGGATATGACGAATCCGCTCCCCAATACAAACGCGATGTAGAAAAGGCCAAAGCATTGCTGGCTGAAGCAGGTGCTTCCAACCTGACGATCGATCTCTTGTACTCCGACAACAAAGCTTGGTGGGAAACAGAAGCATTGGCCTTGCAAGCTTTCTTCTCTGACATCGGCGTGAAGCTGAATCTGAAGAAAATCGCCTATGCCACTTCCCGCGAACTCATCGACAAAGGCGAATTCGATCTCGCCATGGGTGTATGGAGCCCTGATTTCGGTGATCCGTACATGTTCATGAACTACTGGTTCGATTCCGTCAACTTCGGCCTCGCCGGAAACCGTGCTTTCTACAAAAATGACAAGGTGGACGAGCTGGTACGCAAAGCTGCTTCCATCAACGACAAGGCAGAGCGTGAAAAACTGTACAAGGAAGCTCAATTGATCACCATCGACGAAGCTCCTTACCTCTATCTGTACCAAAAAGATTTCTTGCTCCCTGTCAGCAAGTCCGTAAAAGGCTTTGTTTACAACCCAATGCTAGAGGGGATTTACAACCTCGCAGAAATGTCCAAATAGAGCCGTTTGAAGGAGTGTTTTCCTCATGAGACAAATCATCACCAAACGCCTGTCCATGCTCGTGCTGGTACTCCTGGGTGTGACGCTCATCACGTTTTTCCTCTCACACGTCATCCCCGGTGACCCTGCTCGAATGATGGTAGGCCA
This is a stretch of genomic DNA from Brevibacillus choshinensis. It encodes these proteins:
- a CDS encoding sirohydrochlorin chelatase — protein: MDAVLFVGHGSKDPEGNEEIRQFVNSLAPELDVPILETCFLEFERPDMLQGLNTCVKRGATRVAVIPIILFSAGHAKIHIPAAIDEAKELHPHVQFIYGRPIGIHDEVINILTTRMNEAGFASGEEHEDLAVLVIGRGSSDADANSDIYKMSRLFWERYKAKWVETAFMGVTYPLYDEGIERCLKLGARHVVVLPYFLFTGILIKRMSDQLEQFRSKYPEAQFTMAEYFGFHPLLKEVLKDRVEEALHGEVKLNCDTCQYRLAAMEHIDHHHHHHDDEHGHHHHHHGHHHDHDHHHDHDHDHDHKHDHKHDPVTK
- the cbiB gene encoding adenosylcobinamide-phosphate synthase CbiB, with the protein product MNEALIVGAAYLIDRVVGDPRGLTHPVVIIGWWISRLEGVIRALVKKEEHLKIAGLLFPLLIVSGSYMVVWLIVWAAASIHPVLAWVLSAWLISTTIATKGLADAGLTIAKHLVAGDWTQARRSLSMVVGRDTEHLDESEICRGAVETVAENIVDAIVSPLIYAAIGGAPLAMAYRAANTLDSMVGYKNEKYKNLGWASARFDDVLNYIPARFTALLLVIASKLQQLDWEQCWTIIRRDAHLHPSPNSGLPEAGVAGALGVQLGGLNFYQGIPSDRARMGDSHRPLHAGDIQSTVRLMYLVSLLCLIVCLAIAVMVG
- the cobJ gene encoding precorrin-3B C(17)-methyltransferase, producing MSGKLFVIGFGPGSFEHITKRAREAIQESDVIIGYSTYVDLIRELLTDQEVVSTGMTEEVARAREAVRQAEVEGKKVAVISSGDAGVYGMAGLVYEVLVEKGWTEATGVPIEIVPGISAINSCGAILGAPIMHDACTISLSDHLTPWELIARRIDAAGMADFVIALYNPRSGRRTRQIVEAQRILLQYRSPDTPVGIVKSAFREREHVVVTTLAQMLEHDIGMLTTVIIGNTSTFVYDGKMITPRGYQRKYTLSADEQPLKPHQRLRVENEPWSLEAAGEEDQTARSSISSAPSDRKEAQGGSVTLATPLIENTDSGATATATATATATAVLEAPPATQTVQNPLDWAMQALTAVNEAKGIVTQPASNSGIRPVSSFTPEMIFECAVSPGVANKKITPQQMMALAEVAGEKGELEYTPHHQIILRVPTASPDSITARLRQLGLILSPIGDVLQVKACDFCDGEKKDGIPFAEELHQKLGGKEMPKELKIGFNGCGMACYGAVKEDIGIVFRKGKFDLFLGAKTVGRNAHSGIPVAEGIPKEEIVSLVERIVTRFKQEAFPNERFHKYFQRVGELEGYAWREPAKAEIENAACGD
- the cobD gene encoding threonine-phosphate decarboxylase CobD, with protein sequence MGVLETFGHGGDLLTASQRFNVEPGDFLDYSANINPLGIPESVKQMLFASIADIAKYPDPGHRVFRQALAVRLNLPESWLLPANGAAEAMALAILGLEPKTVGVVYPCFSEYTQLAQQFGARVVGCYGVEENGYKPGMSELYRLFEETDLIFVGSPNNPTGILYQPDDLLKLADWAEQTKTWLVVDEAFLDFVEEERQYTLADQLEHFPRVILLRSMTKMYAIPGLRLGYAIAHPDVIGRMREKQVSWSVNALALRAGELCLGELAYEKRTRALIAEERAYLTGFIRDELGWKVWAGEANFLLLRSPEDKTAEQLQEMLGKKGILIRSCAMYPGLTAHDVRIAVRGREENERLVTALREVWCDGRWAR
- a CDS encoding ABC transporter substrate-binding protein; translated protein: MKRRWSSLFTSSLLVLSLMVSACSSAPANQSQGENKPAENKPAEAAKPASSTTPADTLFVGITADQGTLDPAVTFDNGAWKITYPTYQRLVEYDGGTTEVKPGLAKEWKVSEDGLTWTFTLAEGNKFSDGTPVTAEAVKFTFDRTLKIKKGPADVYSVIKEVKVDSPTSVTFVLSKNFPPFLSTLAANYGGIVNPKVMEKEQSGDLGQNFLANNTMGSGPYQLTEWRKGEYIKLTLNPNSTVKPALQNIFFKIIPDATAQRLQLEQGEIDIAEGVPNEQLKALKELPTVDVLQKPSLFVDYIYVNSTKGNPALQNPKVRQALSYAIDYDALTESVQEGYATQMRGPIPKGLWGYDESAPQYKRDVEKAKALLAEAGASNLTIDLLYSDNKAWWETEALALQAFFSDIGVKLNLKKIAYATSRELIDKGEFDLAMGVWSPDFGDPYMFMNYWFDSVNFGLAGNRAFYKNDKVDELVRKAASINDKAEREKLYKEAQLITIDEAPYLYLYQKDFLLPVSKSVKGFVYNPMLEGIYNLAEMSK
- a CDS encoding M15 family metallopeptidase; its protein translation is MNYPPIPVKHDDRTAFTPPVIECGEAMVALSTLSPRISVYPAYYHLGYAGTQTEAFLRKGVAHRLASAAEQLPAGYQLVVLDGWRSYEVQASLYEGFRQSLIAQGLTDEEAIIHELSKFVAKPTMDIEKPSPHLSGGAVDLTIAGPDGWLEMGTDFDDFTELAMTRHFEELPEPTEKELVIRNNRRLLYHIMVDAGFTNYSNEWWHYEYGTRSWARQTDQQPIYGGILEIHEKCVE
- the cobU gene encoding bifunctional adenosylcobinamide kinase/adenosylcobinamide-phosphate guanylyltransferase, translating into MSLILVTGGVRSGKSRFAEELAEKTSESVIYVATGEAWDEEMTVRIEQHQARRPASWGCVQVGGLLSGGRLSDSLTACASHEVVLVDCLSTWVSNRLISVPEQEWRSEAITHDVLRDAQEWLSAIADAGHSQTVIAVTSEVGLGGVAMNRLGRWFADVLGDVNQLTAKQADTVYAVLSGIPWRIKG
- the cobS gene encoding adenosylcobinamide-GDP ribazoletransferase codes for the protein MSALWHAIAFFTRIPVPWLKPSETAWKKSVNCYPAVGIVIGLVLCGVHQAALYLFSPLLAAVLTLVIWVYITGGLHLDGWMDLADGLGSSRPREQVLAIMKDSRVGAMGVLAAILLLLLKTAALVELTRPEWMLLLLVPFAARTHVLLSIRFWPYISAEKGIGKGISEGLSLVSIWLGYVVLIVVGWLLGGWAAVTAILVSMLFALWFSRAVAGKLGGLNGDCYGAVIESSEAVMLLVLVGSWWG
- the cobO gene encoding cob(I)yrinic acid a,c-diamide adenosyltransferase, whose translation is MNKQDAKRGLLLVYTGDGKGKTTAALGLAVRATGRGKKVLMVQFIKSPERTYGEKIVFDKIGIEIVQKGIGFTWTKTPEEHRVALQEAWSYAKEQLLHGGYDVVIFDELNNALAIDRFPIDDVLPLADVMDTIKNRPSHIHLVITGRSAQQEIIDMADLVTEMKPIKHYYEEGIPAVLGVEF
- a CDS encoding histidine phosphatase family protein; the encoded protein is MRWLWVRHGETEMNRQKRYLGHSDVSLNEQGRNEAKELAKRLVCVGFEPVQLYSSDLRRCVQTAQPLAEAWNVPLTVVPALRELSFGDWELLTYEQLMEHAGERATRWYDDPFTHAPPNGESLRQLGERVDHWLHGVFAETSADESDTKVFVTHGGVIRWFQAAWLEREPSRYWQMEGLKHSEALLVEWDGQRWVKQSLTNERGS